From Amycolatopsis sp. cg9, one genomic window encodes:
- a CDS encoding WhiB family transcriptional regulator — protein MEATMTGWAELAACKDEDPELFFPISAVGPGARQTAQAKAVCARCPVRAECLGYALDNGLDHGVFGGTTAEDRRRLARTAPQRHRVA, from the coding sequence ATGGAAGCCACGATGACGGGCTGGGCGGAACTCGCGGCCTGCAAGGACGAGGACCCGGAACTGTTCTTCCCGATCTCCGCGGTAGGCCCCGGCGCCCGGCAGACAGCGCAGGCCAAGGCCGTGTGCGCACGCTGCCCGGTGCGCGCCGAATGCCTGGGCTACGCGCTCGACAACGGGCTCGACCACGGTGTTTTCGGCGGGACCACCGCCGAGGACCGACGCCGGCTGGCGCGCACCGCGCCGCAGCGGCACCGAGTGGCCTGA
- a CDS encoding RNA polymerase sigma factor — translation MGGHDDFDAFFRADFAPLVAFLCKAGFEVETARDAAAEAMVHALEAWHTLEDPRAWVRRVAGRLLDGTGDARADWTLAGDPRADHELAVLVDQHAGLIDLLASLPGRQRMVLAWSLDGFTPAQIADALRIAPATVRSTLRHVRERLRRLRAVRPGDQRDRER, via the coding sequence GTGGGCGGTCACGACGATTTCGACGCGTTCTTCCGCGCCGACTTCGCGCCGCTGGTGGCGTTCCTCTGCAAGGCCGGGTTCGAGGTCGAGACCGCGCGGGACGCGGCCGCGGAGGCGATGGTCCACGCGCTGGAGGCGTGGCACACCCTCGAGGACCCGCGGGCGTGGGTCCGCCGGGTCGCCGGGCGGCTGCTCGACGGCACGGGCGACGCGCGGGCGGACTGGACGCTGGCGGGTGATCCGCGGGCCGACCACGAGCTCGCCGTGCTGGTCGACCAGCACGCCGGGCTCATCGACCTGCTCGCGTCCCTGCCCGGCCGGCAGCGGATGGTCCTGGCGTGGTCCCTCGACGGGTTCACCCCGGCGCAGATCGCGGACGCGCTGCGGATCGCACCCGCGACCGTCCGCTCCACCCTCCGCCACGTGCGGGAACGCCTTCGGCGACTCCGGGCCGTTCGGCCCGGTGACCAGCGGGACAGGGAAAGGTGA
- the shbA gene encoding RNA polymerase sigma factor ShbA has product MAAAQPADAFPAHWRRHDEPVADAIAGDDAATARLLATIRPLVVRYCRARVGRHERSFASADDVAQEVCLAVLTALPAYRDQGRPFLAFVYGIAQHKVADAHRAAARNRTDPVPEIPDGVSEAAGPEQHALRFELNERLARLLDVLPAKQREIVVLRIVVGLSAEETAAAVGSTPGAVRVAQHRALGRLRRLLGDDD; this is encoded by the coding sequence ATCGCCGCGGCGCAGCCCGCCGACGCCTTCCCCGCGCACTGGCGCCGGCACGACGAGCCGGTCGCGGACGCCATCGCCGGTGACGACGCCGCGACCGCCCGGCTGCTCGCCACCATCCGCCCGCTGGTCGTGCGCTACTGCCGGGCCCGCGTCGGCCGCCACGAGCGTTCGTTCGCTTCGGCCGACGACGTCGCGCAGGAGGTGTGCCTCGCCGTGCTCACCGCGCTGCCGGCCTACCGCGACCAGGGCCGGCCGTTCCTCGCGTTCGTCTACGGCATCGCCCAGCACAAGGTCGCGGACGCCCACCGCGCCGCGGCCCGCAACCGCACCGACCCGGTGCCCGAGATCCCGGACGGCGTCAGCGAAGCCGCCGGCCCCGAGCAGCACGCGCTGCGGTTCGAGCTGAACGAGCGGCTGGCCCGGCTGCTGGACGTGCTCCCGGCGAAGCAGCGCGAAATCGTCGTGCTGCGGATCGTGGTCGGGCTGTCGGCGGAGGAGACGGCAGCCGCGGTCGGCTCCACCCCCGGCGCCGTCCGCGTCGCCCAGCACCGCGCGCTCGGCCGGCTCCGAAGACTCCTGGGCGACGACGACTGA
- a CDS encoding LysR family transcriptional regulator encodes MLDPRLCRSFLAVAETRSFTAAARRLGVGQPTVSQHVRRLERDSGGLLFARDTHTVELTARGQAMLGFAQTVVDTEERAERHFRGAELRGRVRFGVSEDFALGELPEILHRLRRSHPLVDVELTVELSDVLAQRLRAGQLDLVLGKRRPGAHHGRLLWREPLVWIGSAATVLEPGQPVPLVQYPMPSITRQLAVECLERAGLEWRAACQTSSLTGLRAAAAAGLGVTLHARSLVPADLVELDGLPEPGDIEFMLLARESMAGPAAALAEFVLERVRR; translated from the coding sequence GTGCTGGACCCCCGCCTGTGCCGTTCGTTCCTCGCCGTCGCCGAGACGCGCAGCTTCACCGCGGCCGCGCGACGGCTGGGCGTCGGCCAGCCGACCGTCAGCCAGCACGTCCGGCGGCTCGAACGCGATTCCGGCGGCCTGCTGTTCGCCCGCGACACCCACACCGTCGAGCTCACCGCGCGCGGGCAGGCGATGCTGGGGTTCGCGCAGACGGTCGTCGACACCGAAGAGCGCGCGGAGCGGCACTTCCGCGGCGCCGAACTGCGCGGCCGCGTCCGGTTCGGGGTGTCCGAGGACTTCGCGCTCGGCGAGCTGCCGGAGATCCTGCACCGGCTGCGGCGCAGCCACCCGCTGGTGGACGTCGAGCTGACGGTCGAGCTCTCGGACGTCCTGGCGCAGCGGCTGCGCGCCGGGCAGCTGGACCTGGTGCTGGGCAAGCGCCGTCCGGGCGCGCACCACGGGCGGCTGCTCTGGCGGGAGCCGCTGGTCTGGATCGGCTCGGCGGCCACGGTGCTGGAGCCCGGTCAGCCGGTGCCGCTGGTGCAGTACCCGATGCCGTCCATCACGCGGCAGCTGGCGGTCGAGTGCCTCGAACGCGCGGGTCTCGAGTGGCGCGCGGCGTGCCAGACGTCGAGCCTGACCGGCCTGCGCGCCGCGGCGGCGGCCGGCCTCGGCGTCACCCTGCACGCGCGCAGCCTCGTCCCGGCCGACCTGGTCGAGCTCGACGGCCTGCCCGAACCCGGCGACATCGAGTTCATGCTGCTGGCGCGGGAGTCGATGGCCGGGCCGGCCGCGGCGCTGGCGGAGTTCGTCCTGGAGCGGGTGCGGCGCTGA
- a CDS encoding bile acid:sodium symporter family protein has protein sequence MSRLRLDPFVLAILATVGVATLLPASGAVAGGFGTATTVAVGLLFFLYGARLSTQEALDGLRHWRLHAVVLGATFVLFPLLGLALFALPSSVLPAQLAAGVLFLAVLPSTVQSSIAFTSIARGNVAAAICSASLSNLAGIVLTPLLVALLLAGDGAGVDGSAVLGIVLQLLAPFVAGQLARRWIGGWISAHAAPLKLVDRGSILLVVYTAFSAGMTEGIWHRLDLGHLLVLGAVCCALLAVVLAATGWGARLLGFARADRITIVFCGSKKSLASGLPMATVLFGHAQVGLIVLPLMLFHQIQLIVCATLARRYAASEERELVPA, from the coding sequence ATGTCCCGGTTGCGTCTCGACCCGTTCGTCCTCGCCATCCTCGCCACCGTCGGCGTCGCCACCCTGCTGCCCGCTTCGGGCGCGGTGGCCGGTGGCTTCGGCACCGCCACCACGGTCGCCGTCGGCCTGCTGTTCTTCCTGTACGGCGCCCGGCTGTCCACGCAGGAAGCCCTCGACGGCCTGCGGCACTGGCGGCTCCACGCGGTCGTGCTCGGCGCGACGTTCGTGCTGTTCCCGCTGCTCGGCCTGGCCCTGTTCGCGCTGCCGTCGTCGGTGCTGCCCGCGCAGCTGGCCGCCGGGGTGCTGTTCCTCGCCGTGCTGCCCTCGACCGTGCAGTCGTCGATCGCGTTCACCTCGATCGCCCGCGGCAACGTCGCGGCGGCGATCTGCAGCGCGTCGCTGTCCAACCTGGCCGGGATCGTGCTCACCCCGCTGCTGGTGGCGCTGCTGCTCGCGGGCGACGGCGCCGGCGTCGACGGGTCGGCCGTGCTGGGGATCGTGCTGCAGCTGCTCGCGCCGTTCGTGGCGGGCCAGCTGGCGCGGCGCTGGATCGGCGGCTGGATCTCGGCGCACGCGGCGCCGCTCAAGCTGGTCGACCGCGGCTCGATCCTGCTGGTGGTCTACACGGCGTTCAGCGCGGGCATGACCGAAGGCATCTGGCACCGGCTCGACCTGGGCCACCTGCTGGTGCTCGGCGCCGTGTGCTGCGCGCTGCTGGCGGTCGTGCTGGCCGCGACCGGCTGGGGCGCCCGCCTGCTGGGCTTCGCCCGCGCCGACCGGATCACCATCGTGTTCTGCGGGTCGAAGAAGAGCCTGGCGAGCGGCCTGCCGATGGCGACGGTGCTGTTCGGGCACGCGCAGGTGGGGCTGATCGTGCTGCCGCTGATGCTGTTCCACCAGATCCAGCTGATCGTCTGCGCGACACTGGCCCGGCGCTACGCCGCTTCGGAAGAGCGGGAACTCGTGCCCGCCTGA
- a CDS encoding dihydrofolate reductase family protein, which produces MAKVLYHITMSLDGFVAGPADDMSWLGGLSTGPNPVVERLLGEIGAVVMGHNTYAPATSAEGEVYGGRVRVPIFVVTRDDPASAEPGFTFEPDLRTAVASASTAAGDGYVAVLGPTTARRCLEAGLLDEVLVHVAPILLGDGVRLFDHPGGTQIRLEPVELTTAGGFGTFRYRVESAVDSRA; this is translated from the coding sequence GTGGCCAAGGTCCTCTACCACATCACGATGTCCCTCGACGGCTTCGTCGCCGGCCCCGCCGACGACATGTCCTGGCTGGGCGGCTTGTCCACCGGCCCGAACCCGGTCGTCGAGCGGCTGCTGGGCGAGATCGGCGCGGTCGTCATGGGGCACAACACGTACGCTCCGGCGACGAGCGCGGAGGGCGAGGTCTACGGCGGCCGCGTCCGGGTCCCGATCTTCGTGGTCACCCGCGACGACCCGGCGTCGGCCGAGCCGGGGTTCACGTTCGAGCCGGACTTGCGGACAGCGGTCGCGTCGGCGTCCACCGCGGCGGGGGACGGTTACGTCGCGGTACTGGGCCCGACGACGGCCCGCCGTTGCCTGGAGGCGGGCCTGCTCGACGAGGTCCTGGTCCACGTGGCCCCGATCCTCCTCGGCGACGGCGTCCGGCTCTTCGACCACCCGGGTGGGACGCAGATCCGGCTGGAGCCGGTGGAGCTGACGACGGCCGGGGGTTTCGGGACGTTCCGATACCGGGTTGAGTCCGCTGTGGACAGTCGGGCGTAA